In Capsicum annuum cultivar UCD-10X-F1 chromosome 7, UCD10Xv1.1, whole genome shotgun sequence, one genomic interval encodes:
- the LOC107856950 gene encoding pectinesterase inhibitor 3: MMKKLLLALFLFHLSHFTSGNKPISTLSLSSSSSTDIVRTSCVHASYPTICVRTLSSYSGSAIKTPQDLAQAAVKVSLSRAHKSSGFLSQLKVESKREKGAKSDCIEQIGDSMDELSKSLSELKHLRRGNAFKWQMSNLETWVSAALTNEDTCLDGFKEIDGKLRSEVKRKITNVARVTSNALYLINRLDDSQNKIAHP; this comes from the coding sequence ATGATGAAAAAGCTACTTCTTGCTCTTTTTCTCTTCCATCTTTCCCACTTCACCAGTGGGAATAAGCCAATAAGCACACTATCATTGTCGTCTTCTTCTTCTACTGACATTGTCCGCACATCTTGCGTGCACGCTAGCTATCCTACAATTTGCGTCAGAACTCTCTCTTCCTACTCTGGCTCTGCCATCAAGACTCCACAAGATTTAGCTCAAGCCGCGGTGAAAGTCAGCCTTTCCCGCGCCCACAAATCGTCTGGCTTCCTATCCCAGCTGAAAGTGGAAAGCAAGAGAGAGAAAGGAGCAAAGAGTGACTGCATTGAACAGATTGGTGACTCAATGGATGAGCTGAGCAAGTCTCTGTCAGAACTCAAGCATCTCCGCAGAGGCAATGCATTCAAGTGGCAAATGAGCAATTTGGAGACGTGGGTCAGTGCTGCTTTGACCAATGAAGACACTTGTCTTGATGGGTTCAAAGAAATTGACGGCAAACTTAGGTCTGAGGTGAAACGCAAGATTACCAATGTTGCTAGAGTTACAAGTAATGCACTCTACCTTATCAACAGACTTGATGATTCTCAAAACAAAATTGCTCATCCTTGA
- the LOC124885344 gene encoding uncharacterized protein LOC124885344 translates to MSVYSRALLSSMMKKKKKKKRKTRSKVTPKTLADVKGCTLISYDRKVQIKGTPSAIRLLVNAARKETIWYLLMFSCSVSCSTYWLLAQKLPRINCELSLCLCV, encoded by the exons ATGAGTGTGTATTCTCGAGCCCTCCTTAGCAgcatgatgaagaagaagaagaagaagaagaggaagacgAGAAGCAAG GTGACACCAAAAACATTAGCTGATGTCAAAGGTTGCACCCTAATCTCATACGACAGAAAAGTACAG ATCAAAGGTACTCCTTCGGCGATAAGGCTGTTGGTCAATGCTGCAAGGAAGGAAACGATATGGTATCTTTTGATGTTTTCTTGTTCAGTAAGTTGTAGCACATATTGGCTGCTAGCTCAGAAATTGCCAAGGATTAATTGTGAACTTTCATTATGCTTGTGTGTGTAA